One Dethiosulfovibrio faecalis genomic region harbors:
- the mnmA gene encoding tRNA 2-thiouridine(34) synthase MnmA gives MASTTDRRVLLGVSGGVDSCAAALLLRRSGYEPIGVRLILKEKEDRLDEARLKGLDSLGIPVVEVDGRKAFRSSVVEPFLEAYERGTTPNPCVLCNERVKFRLLFEEADRREIHLVGTGHYAGITPYRGDSAIIRAEIGGKDQSYMLYRLPSEWLDRLIFPLEKLSKPEVRDLVFREFDDEELRSGDSQDICFIPGSLDSFLDENLREEAGPGPMISLYGDVLGRHRGLCRYTEGQRKGLGLGGGPWFVVRKDRAENALILGREADTSVVRIGFSMLKWQHKVNEGSVYMIQHRYRSAPVPAVLSRLNQGYAEVLLEKPAKGVAPGQSLVLYDGPCLLGGGIIDRVYSR, from the coding sequence ATGGCATCGACCACTGATCGCAGGGTCCTTCTGGGAGTCAGCGGCGGCGTCGACAGCTGCGCCGCCGCTCTGTTGCTCAGAAGGTCCGGATACGAACCTATCGGGGTCCGGCTTATCCTCAAGGAAAAGGAGGATCGGCTGGACGAGGCCAGGTTGAAGGGGCTTGACTCGCTGGGGATACCGGTGGTGGAGGTAGACGGCAGAAAAGCTTTTCGATCCTCCGTGGTGGAGCCCTTTCTGGAGGCCTACGAGAGGGGTACCACTCCCAACCCCTGCGTGCTCTGCAACGAGAGGGTCAAGTTCAGGCTCCTCTTCGAAGAGGCCGATCGAAGAGAAATCCACCTGGTCGGAACGGGACATTACGCCGGGATAACCCCCTATCGCGGCGATTCGGCCATAATCAGGGCCGAGATAGGGGGGAAGGATCAGAGCTATATGCTCTATCGACTTCCGTCAGAGTGGCTCGATCGTCTGATCTTTCCTCTGGAAAAATTGTCCAAACCGGAGGTTCGGGATCTGGTCTTCCGCGAGTTCGACGACGAGGAACTGAGATCCGGCGATAGCCAGGACATCTGTTTCATCCCGGGATCGCTTGACTCCTTTCTGGACGAGAATTTGAGGGAGGAGGCTGGCCCGGGGCCCATGATCTCACTTTACGGAGACGTGCTGGGCCGTCATAGAGGGTTGTGCCGTTACACCGAAGGACAGAGAAAGGGGCTGGGGCTGGGAGGAGGCCCATGGTTTGTCGTGAGGAAGGACAGGGCCGAAAACGCCCTGATACTGGGCAGAGAGGCGGATACCTCCGTTGTCAGAATAGGATTTTCTATGCTAAAATGGCAACATAAAGTAAATGAAGGATCGGTTTACATGATTCAACATCGTTATCGCTCCGCACCGGTCCCGGCGGTTTTATCCAGGTTAAATCAGGGCTATGCGGAGGTCCTGTTGGAAAAACCGGCAAAAGGAGTAGCGCCGGGGCAATCCTTGGTGCTTTACGATGGCCCCTGTCTGTTGGGTGGTGGAATCATAGATAGGGTATACAGCCGATAA
- the hypF gene encoding carbamoyltransferase HypF, with amino-acid sequence MTEKEILVTGVVQGVGFRPFCAKLASSLGLGGSVINSSDGVVIVLRGTERSIDNYIKDLKDTKPDPADIHSITIISERETDGDSPGPFVIGKSRRTERQRVLIPPDIGTCDRCLAEMRDPSDRRYRYPFINCTDCGPRFSIVSGLPYDRPKTTMSVFPMCDRCNGEYTDQGNRRYHAQPNACADCGPSVWFQTEGGETSLGEDGIGRCREYLKAGKVVAIKGLGGFHLACDPFEDDPVSTLRERKRRPDKPLAIMAESLDSAKEIALISDEEAALLTSSRRPIVLCEKKPGSVAESVAPGQNSVGIMLPYTPLHHLIVEGMGALVMTSANPTDSPLISDNEEALSRLANVADGFLMHNRDICMKVDDSLVALSGDRTVMLRRGRGYVPNPIDLSISMPHILAAGAEMKSTFSLTQEGLIFPSQYLGDAKQMDTLEYYRQTLDHFTELYNIRPKALAHDMHPLYLSTQTALRALGEVERSMAVQHHHAHLAACLAEHDINEPTIGVIMDGTGYGSDGTIWGGEFLLGDWSGYRRLGHFMTAGLPGGDRSVLEPWRYSLSLLTEALGKKEATKEVSRMWPERAEKAKIILKTMKSSPSTSSCGRLFDGVSAILGGRDRVSYDGQAAMELEAQASYTDEVPVDMDIWNDAEGIILDWRPFIRWLMEEKPTVTQGGSAFHASLAKSISEICTKIAKDTGVKRVALSGGVWQNRMLLRQTVPRLEDRGFCVLTHRRLSPNDESVSVGQAAIAGWRWRI; translated from the coding sequence TTGACGGAAAAAGAAATTCTCGTCACCGGCGTCGTCCAGGGCGTCGGTTTTCGTCCTTTTTGCGCGAAGTTGGCCTCTTCTCTGGGACTCGGAGGATCGGTGATAAACAGCTCCGACGGCGTGGTTATCGTCCTCAGAGGAACGGAGAGGTCCATAGACAACTATATCAAAGATCTTAAGGACACCAAGCCCGATCCGGCGGACATCCATTCCATAACGATAATCTCGGAGAGAGAGACGGACGGAGACTCTCCCGGACCTTTCGTAATAGGCAAAAGCCGGAGAACCGAGAGACAGAGGGTTTTGATCCCTCCCGACATAGGCACCTGCGACAGATGTCTGGCGGAGATGAGGGATCCATCGGACAGAAGATACCGTTACCCCTTCATAAACTGCACCGACTGCGGGCCACGGTTCTCCATAGTATCGGGGCTCCCCTACGACCGGCCCAAGACTACCATGTCCGTATTCCCCATGTGCGACAGGTGCAACGGCGAGTACACCGATCAGGGAAACCGAAGATATCACGCTCAGCCCAACGCCTGCGCCGACTGCGGCCCTTCCGTATGGTTTCAAACCGAAGGAGGAGAAACCTCTCTCGGGGAAGACGGCATCGGTCGATGCAGGGAATACCTGAAGGCGGGAAAGGTGGTGGCGATAAAGGGTCTCGGAGGTTTCCATCTTGCCTGCGACCCCTTCGAGGACGATCCGGTATCCACCCTCAGGGAGAGAAAGAGGCGCCCGGACAAGCCTCTTGCGATAATGGCGGAGAGCCTGGATTCCGCCAAGGAGATAGCCCTCATATCGGATGAGGAAGCAGCTCTCCTGACGTCGTCCAGGCGTCCCATCGTTCTGTGTGAGAAAAAGCCCGGCTCCGTAGCGGAATCGGTGGCTCCGGGCCAAAACAGCGTCGGGATAATGCTACCCTACACACCGCTTCATCATCTGATAGTGGAGGGAATGGGGGCTCTCGTGATGACCAGCGCGAACCCCACCGATTCGCCTCTCATATCGGATAACGAGGAGGCCCTATCCCGACTCGCTAACGTGGCCGACGGCTTTCTGATGCATAACAGGGATATATGCATGAAGGTGGACGACTCTCTTGTCGCCCTTTCGGGGGATAGAACCGTGATGCTCAGAAGGGGCAGAGGCTACGTCCCCAACCCGATCGACCTATCCATATCCATGCCACACATACTAGCAGCAGGAGCGGAGATGAAGAGCACCTTCTCCCTGACCCAGGAGGGGTTGATCTTCCCGAGTCAATATCTCGGAGACGCCAAACAGATGGATACCCTGGAATACTATCGTCAGACCTTGGACCATTTCACAGAGCTCTACAACATACGGCCCAAGGCGTTAGCACACGACATGCATCCTCTGTATCTATCGACTCAGACCGCCTTGAGGGCGCTGGGCGAGGTGGAGAGATCCATGGCGGTTCAACATCATCATGCCCATCTGGCCGCCTGTCTGGCGGAACACGACATAAACGAGCCTACCATAGGGGTCATAATGGACGGAACGGGATACGGATCGGACGGCACGATCTGGGGAGGGGAATTTCTACTGGGAGACTGGTCCGGCTACAGAAGACTGGGCCATTTTATGACAGCCGGACTTCCGGGAGGAGACCGTTCGGTGTTGGAGCCCTGGCGCTACTCCCTGTCTTTACTGACAGAGGCCCTAGGGAAAAAAGAGGCTACGAAGGAAGTCAGCCGTATGTGGCCGGAACGAGCCGAGAAAGCGAAAATCATACTGAAAACCATGAAGTCATCCCCCTCAACCTCCTCCTGCGGCAGGCTTTTCGACGGAGTATCGGCGATTCTCGGCGGCAGAGACAGAGTAAGCTACGACGGACAGGCCGCCATGGAGCTTGAGGCCCAGGCTTCCTATACCGACGAGGTTCCCGTCGATATGGACATATGGAACGACGCAGAGGGGATCATTCTGGACTGGCGTCCCTTCATAAGGTGGCTGATGGAGGAGAAACCCACCGTGACCCAGGGCGGATCGGCATTCCACGCATCTTTGGCCAAGTCAATATCGGAGATATGCACGAAAATAGCGAAGGATACCGGGGTAAAGAGGGTCGCCCTGTCCGGCGGGGTATGGCAAAATCGGATGCTTTTGAGGCAGACTGTGCCCAGACTTGAGGACCGAGGATTCTGTGTATTGACCCACCGAAGGCTTTCCCCTAACGACGAGTCCGTGTCGGTAGGTCAGGCGGCAATCGCCGGATGGCGATGGCGGATTTGA
- the glpX gene encoding class II fructose-bisphosphatase: MVVDSRCDKTPDRNMALEFCRGTEAAAMAAGRWMGRGDKNSADGAAVNAMRYMLNTIHMDGIVVIGEGEKDEAPMLFNGEKLGTGDGPQVDIAVDPIDGTRLTALGLSGAISVVAIAPRGTMFDPKCVFYMDKLVVGPEAKDMVDIEAPVAENINRVAKAKKKDVCDVTVVVLDRPRHTDLIAEIREAGARIKLIPDGDIGGALLTCKSERGADMLMGIGGTPEAVITACAVKALGGGMQGKLWTRTEDEKNCAIGQGLDFSKVLSLDDLVSSDDVFFSATGITDGDFLTGVRYESERIKTSSLVMRSKSGTVRYVEAIHRPKKLDAISGIDYKDCR, translated from the coding sequence ATGGTTGTCGATTCTCGCTGCGATAAAACCCCTGACCGCAACATGGCTCTTGAGTTCTGTCGGGGGACCGAAGCCGCCGCCATGGCGGCGGGGCGTTGGATGGGACGGGGGGACAAAAACTCCGCCGACGGTGCCGCCGTCAACGCCATGAGGTATATGCTCAACACCATCCACATGGACGGAATAGTCGTCATCGGTGAGGGGGAAAAGGACGAGGCCCCCATGCTGTTCAACGGAGAAAAACTCGGTACCGGCGACGGCCCTCAGGTGGACATAGCGGTCGATCCCATAGACGGGACCAGACTCACCGCATTGGGACTGAGCGGCGCAATCAGCGTGGTGGCCATAGCCCCAAGAGGGACGATGTTCGATCCCAAGTGCGTTTTTTACATGGACAAGCTGGTGGTCGGCCCGGAGGCCAAGGACATGGTGGACATAGAGGCCCCCGTGGCGGAGAACATAAACAGGGTGGCGAAAGCCAAGAAAAAAGACGTATGCGACGTGACAGTAGTCGTTTTGGATCGCCCTAGACACACGGATCTCATCGCGGAGATAAGGGAGGCAGGCGCGAGGATAAAGCTCATTCCCGACGGAGATATCGGGGGAGCTCTCCTGACCTGCAAGAGCGAACGTGGGGCCGACATGCTGATGGGCATCGGAGGAACCCCCGAGGCGGTCATAACGGCCTGTGCCGTGAAGGCCCTTGGTGGAGGGATGCAGGGCAAGCTTTGGACTCGAACGGAGGACGAGAAAAACTGTGCCATAGGCCAGGGACTTGATTTTTCCAAGGTCCTGTCCCTTGACGACCTGGTCTCCAGCGACGACGTCTTTTTCTCCGCTACCGGCATCACCGACGGGGACTTTCTGACCGGCGTACGTTACGAGAGCGAGAGGATCAAGACCAGCTCTCTCGTCATGAGGTCCAAAAGCGGAACGGTAAGATACGTAGAGGCGATTCATCGCCCTAAAAAGCTTGACGCTATCAGCGGTATCGATTATAAAGATTGTAGGTAG
- a CDS encoding cold shock domain-containing protein, producing the protein MKGTVKWFNGTKGYGFITTEEGNDVFVHFSAIQMDGYKTLEENDVVEFEITNGEKGPQASNVTRA; encoded by the coding sequence ATGAAAGGCACAGTCAAATGGTTCAACGGCACCAAGGGGTACGGTTTTATCACCACCGAAGAGGGGAACGATGTGTTCGTCCACTTCAGCGCGATTCAGATGGATGGGTACAAAACCCTTGAAGAGAACGACGTGGTCGAGTTTGAGATCACCAACGGTGAGAAGGGCCCCCAGGCGTCGAACGTTACCAGAGCGTAA
- the ftsY gene encoding signal recognition particle-docking protein FtsY codes for MAFFKGIASKLANVREKWSEGVASLFSGKLDDEFWEELTDRLIAGDVGVELSEKLSEELKEASRREGIKEPEPLLIRFKEMLSSRLESVPMMGKPLSPGSGLSVVVMVGVNGSGKTTTTGKLAQQLVSQGKKVVLAAADTFRAAASEQLHVWGDRIGIRVISQHQGSDAGAVAYDAINAAKASDADVVIVDTAGRLQAKHNLMEELRKVYRVITKEVPAERIESLLVLDAVMGQNAFRQAEVFNEVTPLTGVVLAKYDNTAKGGIVLAIADKLKLPIRYVGLGEAIEDLAPFVPSEFVDALLRSSDGSGEE; via the coding sequence ATGGCTTTTTTCAAGGGCATTGCTTCCAAGTTGGCCAACGTCAGGGAAAAATGGAGCGAGGGGGTCGCCTCTCTCTTTTCCGGCAAGTTGGACGACGAGTTCTGGGAGGAGCTTACGGATCGTCTTATCGCCGGAGACGTAGGTGTAGAGCTTTCCGAGAAGTTGTCCGAAGAGCTTAAGGAAGCTTCTCGTAGAGAGGGAATAAAAGAACCGGAGCCCCTTCTGATTCGTTTCAAGGAGATGCTTTCCTCCCGCCTTGAGTCGGTTCCAATGATGGGAAAGCCTCTTTCTCCCGGATCGGGACTCTCGGTCGTGGTCATGGTAGGGGTCAACGGCAGCGGCAAGACCACTACCACGGGAAAACTGGCTCAGCAGTTGGTGTCTCAGGGTAAAAAAGTGGTGCTCGCAGCTGCGGACACATTCAGGGCGGCTGCCTCGGAGCAGCTTCACGTCTGGGGTGACCGTATAGGTATAAGGGTGATATCCCAGCATCAGGGCAGCGACGCCGGAGCCGTGGCATACGACGCCATAAACGCCGCTAAAGCGTCCGATGCCGATGTGGTCATAGTCGATACGGCCGGAAGGCTACAGGCGAAGCACAACCTCATGGAGGAGCTAAGGAAGGTCTATCGGGTCATCACAAAGGAGGTCCCGGCAGAAAGGATCGAATCCCTCCTGGTGTTGGACGCCGTCATGGGACAAAACGCGTTTCGGCAGGCCGAGGTCTTCAACGAGGTAACCCCTCTTACCGGAGTGGTACTGGCAAAATACGACAATACCGCCAAGGGAGGGATCGTCTTGGCCATCGCGGACAAGCTTAAACTTCCCATCAGATACGTCGGTCTTGGCGAGGCAATAGAGGACCTGGCTCCTTTCGTTCCGTCCGAGTTCGTCGACGCCCTTCTCAGATCCTCCGATGGATCAGGAGAGGAATGA
- the purB gene encoding adenylosuccinate lyase produces the protein MIGRYETEDMRGIWSLENQYRSWMEVELAVCKAWCDLGVIPKDALEEIETKSDFDVDRIAAIEAEVHHDVIAFVTDMASQVGPSGRYIHLGLTSSDVLDTASALRLRQALDVVVKQLDSLCDAVWKLADGHRHTPCVGRSHGIHAEPTTFGLKVLNWYSELMRDRERLISARENIGYGKLSGAVGTFAHSSPEFEEKVCASLYLKADPVSTQVVQRDRHAQVSYALSSLGCAMERISTEIRHLQRTEVLEVLEPFGSKQKGSSAMPHKKNPILCERITGMSRLLRSYHLAALENVALWHERDISHSSVERIAWPDSFHLVHYMEKLLQRVVLGLTVKADNMRRNLDLTKGLVFSQRVLLQLVERFGLSREAAYSVVQSNAMRCWDGEGAFIDLLWKDERINGALEREELEELFSEDYYFRHVDSVFDRFPSRE, from the coding sequence ATGATCGGTCGTTATGAGACTGAGGATATGCGCGGGATATGGTCCTTGGAAAACCAGTATAGAAGCTGGATGGAGGTAGAACTGGCGGTCTGTAAGGCCTGGTGCGATCTGGGAGTCATTCCGAAAGACGCACTTGAGGAGATCGAGACGAAAAGCGATTTCGACGTGGACAGGATCGCCGCTATAGAGGCGGAGGTTCATCACGATGTCATAGCCTTCGTGACGGATATGGCCTCACAGGTAGGTCCTAGCGGCAGGTACATCCATCTTGGACTCACCAGCAGCGACGTACTCGACACAGCCAGCGCCCTGAGACTGAGACAGGCTCTGGATGTCGTGGTGAAGCAACTGGACTCGCTTTGCGATGCCGTGTGGAAACTGGCCGACGGGCATCGTCATACCCCCTGTGTAGGAAGATCTCACGGCATCCATGCCGAGCCTACGACTTTCGGTCTCAAGGTATTGAACTGGTACTCGGAGCTTATGAGGGATAGGGAGAGACTTATCTCCGCCAGGGAGAATATCGGCTACGGAAAGCTTTCCGGAGCCGTGGGAACCTTCGCCCATAGTTCCCCTGAGTTCGAGGAGAAGGTCTGCGCTTCCCTCTATCTGAAGGCCGATCCGGTGTCGACCCAGGTGGTCCAGAGGGATAGGCACGCTCAGGTCTCCTACGCTCTGTCGAGCTTGGGCTGCGCCATGGAGAGGATCTCCACCGAGATACGCCATCTTCAGAGGACCGAGGTATTGGAGGTTCTCGAACCCTTCGGCAGCAAGCAGAAGGGCTCCTCCGCCATGCCTCACAAGAAAAACCCCATACTCTGCGAGAGGATAACCGGCATGTCCCGTCTCCTCAGATCCTATCATCTTGCCGCCCTCGAGAACGTGGCCCTGTGGCACGAGAGAGACATAAGCCATTCTTCGGTGGAGCGTATCGCCTGGCCCGACTCGTTTCATCTGGTCCATTATATGGAAAAACTTCTACAGAGGGTAGTATTAGGGCTCACGGTGAAGGCCGACAACATGAGACGCAATCTCGACCTTACCAAAGGACTTGTCTTCAGTCAGAGGGTGCTGCTGCAGTTGGTCGAGCGTTTTGGTCTGAGCAGAGAGGCGGCCTACTCGGTGGTCCAGTCGAACGCCATGAGGTGCTGGGATGGGGAGGGTGCCTTCATCGATCTTCTCTGGAAAGACGAGAGGATCAATGGAGCTCTCGAAAGGGAGGAGTTGGAGGAGTTATTCTCCGAGGACTATTATTTCCGTCACGTCGATTCGGTGTTCGATAGATTCCCCAGTAGGGAATAA
- a CDS encoding cob(I)yrinic acid a,c-diamide adenosyltransferase encodes MRDRGLMHVYYGTGKGKTTAALGLAIRALGAGFSVGIVQFMKGYPYSEVALLEKLNGLELVQTGRPDYVYKGEETDEDLREAARGMEAARRFIYEEIRDLVILDEVSVALDYGLLKEGDLLELIDNRSESVELVVTGRYPSEAILERGDYLSEIVSRRHPYDRGVLSRNGIDH; translated from the coding sequence GTGAGAGACAGAGGATTGATGCACGTATACTACGGTACCGGAAAGGGAAAGACCACCGCGGCCCTGGGATTAGCTATAAGGGCCTTGGGTGCTGGCTTTTCCGTCGGGATTGTGCAGTTTATGAAGGGTTACCCCTATTCGGAGGTCGCGCTGTTGGAGAAGCTAAATGGCCTGGAGCTGGTTCAGACCGGTCGTCCCGATTACGTCTACAAGGGAGAGGAGACCGACGAGGATCTAAGAGAGGCCGCCAGAGGAATGGAGGCAGCCAGGCGGTTCATCTACGAGGAAATTCGAGACCTGGTCATACTGGACGAGGTCTCGGTTGCCCTGGATTACGGTCTTCTGAAGGAGGGCGACCTGCTGGAACTTATCGACAACCGTTCGGAATCGGTGGAACTGGTGGTCACCGGTCGGTATCCATCGGAGGCGATACTGGAGAGAGGGGACTATCTGTCGGAGATAGTCTCCCGTCGTCATCCCTACGACAGAGGAGTTCTGTCCAGAAATGGCATCGACCACTGA